CGAGTCGAGTTCTCAAAGGTGGTCGCCCGGACGGAGAAACCGTACTGGCCGGTCATGGATATATCGAAACAGGCGCGGGAGAAGTTGTCGTACCGCCCGGAACAAACCTCTCTTTCTACGTGGCGCACGGAGAGAGGATTCCCGGACTCAATGGCGTTGCCGTCGAAGGGGGATCTTACCCCGGGGCAGCTGTTGAGACTTTCGGCCCAGGTGATCGAATACCGAACTATACGCTCGCTCCACCCGAACCGAAGGGACCCGGCGGATTTACCGTATACGAGAATTCAAAAACAGTGGCGCAACGAACAATGCTAAGTGACCTATTGAAATCCGACATGGGAAACGTACATTGGGCGGCATGCCGCGAGTTCAAGTAAAATCAATAGTAAACAACGGTTGCCGATGAGACAGGTAGATACATGAGTAAGAATTTCCGGGCGGGAGAGTCATGGGTTCTCACGGATGTGGCCCTGATTATCAAGAAGAGCGACCTCGACCCCGACACGATCACGGCTCGCCTGGGTCTGAAACCATCGGCCGTACGACTTCCGGGACCTGACCGTTGGGACCCCCGCGGAGACACGGATGGGCAATGGCGTCTCCAGTGCGACGAGCGCACCACGAGGATCTTTTCCGAACAACTCGACTCAATTCTCGGAGCCGCAGAGGGCTGCGATCGGATCCTCGCGATCATGAGAGCTGAAGGGTTCGATGTCACGCTCGCAATTGGCGGGTACGCCGACAATGACTCGCAGTTGTCATTCTCAGCTTCTGAAATAATGAGAATTTCCCGCCTGGGCCTGCCCCTCACACTTACTCCAAATCTGAATGAGCGTTGATCTCTAGCTCGATAAGGGACACGATGATTCCGGCAAATTACTGGTCATCAGTAAATACATCGTTGGCAATCACAAAGGAGGGACTTGACCCAGAATTCGTCAGCGAGACTCTCGAGTTGCCTGAACCGACATCAAATGGAGCGGTTATCAACTCAGGTCCGAACTGGTGGGCCTACACATACGATGAAAGCTTCGCTGGAGGTCTGGAGGAGCAAGTTCATTCACTAGCCTCCCAAATCGCCCCCCGCCTAGACCGAGTGGCCATACTTCGTAAGACGA
This portion of the Streptomyces sp. NBC_01750 genome encodes:
- a CDS encoding DUF4279 domain-containing protein, which produces MSKNFRAGESWVLTDVALIIKKSDLDPDTITARLGLKPSAVRLPGPDRWDPRGDTDGQWRLQCDERTTRIFSEQLDSILGAAEGCDRILAIMRAEGFDVTLAIGGYADNDSQLSFSASEIMRISRLGLPLTLTPNLNER